The following proteins are co-located in the Chloroflexi bacterium ADurb.Bin180 genome:
- a CDS encoding nucleoside triphosphate pyrophosphohydrolase — MKDGTLCFVLGSGPREQVLLGYKKGGFGAGKIDGFGGKVEPGETIAEAAARELLEESSIVAVAEQLEYVALLDFIFPCRPEWSQLVHAFVARQWTGTPAESDEMIPRWYALNEIPFAGMWGDSPYWLPLVLAGKRLRARIVFQEDNETVGQARLELLSPAEAAALAAGQSGCAAAYPPERDQLWKLRAIGDGLARRFGGGSDVCQIMTRLQEECGEVAQQVNRFQGSGIKREKMGEPSAAELAREIKHVLLNALQVARHYGVDQELSASIENSYQTLVKEGWIREEGHSD, encoded by the coding sequence GTGAAGGACGGGACCCTGTGCTTTGTGCTGGGCAGCGGACCGCGAGAGCAGGTTCTGCTGGGCTACAAGAAGGGCGGCTTTGGCGCGGGCAAGATCGACGGCTTTGGGGGCAAGGTCGAGCCGGGCGAGACCATCGCCGAGGCGGCGGCGCGCGAACTGCTGGAAGAGTCGAGCATCGTTGCCGTGGCAGAGCAGCTTGAGTATGTCGCCCTGCTTGACTTTATCTTTCCCTGTCGGCCGGAGTGGAGCCAGCTGGTCCACGCCTTTGTCGCCAGGCAGTGGACTGGGACGCCGGCCGAAAGCGACGAGATGATCCCTCGCTGGTATGCGCTGAACGAAATCCCCTTTGCTGGCATGTGGGGTGACAGCCCCTACTGGCTGCCACTGGTGCTCGCGGGTAAACGGCTGCGCGCCCGCATCGTGTTCCAGGAGGACAACGAAACGGTGGGCCAGGCCAGGCTCGAGCTGCTGAGCCCCGCCGAGGCAGCAGCCCTGGCCGCCGGGCAGTCCGGCTGTGCCGCCGCCTACCCGCCGGAGCGTGACCAACTGTGGAAGCTGCGCGCCATTGGCGACGGGCTGGCACGACGTTTCGGGGGCGGCAGTGACGTCTGCCAGATCATGACCCGCTTGCAGGAAGAGTGCGGCGAGGTAGCCCAGCAGGTCAATCGTTTCCAGGGTTCCGGCATCAAGCGGGAAAAGATGGGCGAGCCCAGCGCCGCCGAACTGGCCCGGGAGATCAAGCACGTGCTGCTCAACGCACTGCAGGTCGCGCGGCATTACGGAGTAGACCAGGAGCTGAGCGCTTCCATCGAGAACTCGTACCAGACGCTGGTCAAGGAGGGCTGGATCAGAGAGGAAGGCCACAGTGATTGA
- the dxs_2 gene encoding 1-deoxy-D-xylulose-5-phosphate synthase, translated as MTDIKSKPTRDGYGDALVEMGALDERVVVLGADLSDSTRALWFWQKYPERFFEFGIAEQNMLNAAAGLSLAGKIPWVSTYGVFVAGRAWDQIRTTICYSNLNVKIAGAHGGISVGPDGATHQALEDVATMRVLPNMVVIVPCDYYETKKAVIWACKHVGPVYVRFGREPVPMVTAADDPFEMGKANLINDGKDLTIVNNGPILYECMKAVRALKEKGISARLLNVHTVKPIDREAIAAAARETGAIVTVEEHQVMGGFGSAVAEVVVQTHPVPMRFIGIQDRFGESGTPEQLFIEFGLTATDIARAAEQVIKAK; from the coding sequence ATGACCGATATCAAATCGAAACCCACTCGCGACGGCTATGGCGACGCCCTGGTCGAAATGGGCGCACTGGACGAGCGCGTCGTCGTTCTGGGGGCCGACCTCAGCGATTCGACGCGCGCGCTCTGGTTCTGGCAAAAGTACCCCGAACGATTCTTCGAGTTTGGCATCGCCGAGCAGAACATGCTCAACGCGGCCGCCGGCTTGAGCCTGGCCGGCAAGATTCCCTGGGTCAGCACCTACGGGGTCTTTGTAGCCGGGCGGGCCTGGGATCAGATTCGCACCACGATCTGCTACAGCAATCTCAACGTCAAGATCGCCGGCGCGCACGGCGGGATCTCGGTCGGTCCGGATGGCGCCACGCACCAGGCGCTGGAAGACGTGGCTACGATGCGCGTGCTGCCGAACATGGTGGTCATCGTTCCCTGCGACTATTATGAGACCAAGAAGGCCGTCATCTGGGCCTGCAAACACGTCGGGCCGGTGTACGTGCGTTTCGGGCGGGAGCCCGTGCCGATGGTCACCGCAGCCGATGACCCCTTTGAGATGGGCAAGGCCAACCTGATCAACGACGGCAAGGACTTGACCATCGTCAACAACGGACCCATCCTGTACGAGTGTATGAAGGCGGTGCGGGCACTGAAGGAAAAGGGCATCTCTGCCCGGCTGCTCAACGTGCACACGGTCAAGCCGATTGACCGAGAGGCCATCGCCGCTGCGGCCCGCGAGACCGGAGCCATTGTGACGGTCGAAGAGCATCAGGTGATGGGCGGCTTTGGGAGCGCCGTGGCCGAGGTGGTGGTGCAGACCCATCCCGTGCCGATGCGCTTTATCGGCATTCAGGACCGCTTTGGCGAATCGGGCACCCCGGAGCAGTTGTTCATAGAGTTCGGTTTGACCGCGACCGATATCGCCAGGGCAGCGGAGCAGGTAATCAAGGCCAAGTAA
- the tktB_2 gene encoding Transketolase 2 — protein MVDQKRISDRKGRVAELEQIAKRVRCDIIYALAHAGSGHPGGSLSATDFSVALYFDAIKHDPGVCEWEGRDRVIFSKGHVTPLIFSLLAEAGYIEREELKTFRQYGSRLQGHPNLQCPGIEVGTGSLGQGLSIAVGLALGLRLDKKPNRVYCIMGDGENQEGSTWEAIMSAGHFKLDNVCVVLDNNGLQIDGWVEEVMGLQPLADKWRAFRWNVIEIDGHNMAECVDAFEQAAQTKGQPTVILAKTVKGKGVSFMENRAEWHGKAPKPDEARAALQELACPAEYFDF, from the coding sequence ATGGTGGATCAGAAACGGATCTCTGACCGCAAGGGTCGCGTAGCTGAACTCGAACAGATCGCCAAGCGCGTCCGCTGCGACATTATCTACGCGCTGGCCCACGCCGGGTCCGGCCATCCGGGGGGATCGCTCTCGGCTACGGACTTTTCCGTTGCGCTGTACTTTGACGCTATCAAGCATGATCCGGGTGTATGTGAGTGGGAAGGGCGCGACAGGGTGATCTTTTCCAAAGGCCACGTCACCCCGCTCATCTTTTCGCTGCTGGCCGAGGCTGGCTACATCGAGCGTGAGGAGCTCAAGACCTTTCGCCAGTACGGCAGCCGGCTGCAGGGCCACCCGAACCTGCAATGCCCCGGCATCGAGGTGGGCACCGGCTCGCTGGGCCAGGGTCTGTCCATCGCCGTCGGTCTCGCCCTGGGGCTGCGCCTGGACAAAAAGCCCAATCGCGTCTACTGCATCATGGGTGATGGCGAGAACCAGGAAGGCTCCACCTGGGAAGCAATCATGTCGGCGGGCCACTTCAAGCTGGACAACGTCTGTGTGGTGCTGGACAACAACGGCCTGCAAATCGACGGCTGGGTTGAAGAGGTAATGGGGCTGCAGCCCCTGGCGGACAAGTGGCGTGCCTTCCGCTGGAACGTGATCGAAATCGACGGACACAACATGGCCGAATGTGTGGACGCCTTTGAGCAGGCGGCCCAGACCAAGGGTCAGCCGACCGTGATCCTGGCCAAGACGGTCAAGGGTAAGGGCGTGTCGTTTATGGAAAACCGCGCCGAGTGGCACGGCAAGGCCCCCAAGCCAGATGAGGCCCGTGCGGCCCTGCAAGAGCTGGCCTGCCCGGCCGAGTACTTTGACTTTTAA
- the hutI gene encoding Imidazolonepropionase — MGLGPGATPVDENRQPGYTGGNQRAMGSGVVRQVDCIIENSSTLLTLGGRGPATGAALGELGGIAHGAVAICDGKIAAVGSTSEIRRACTSTEVIDARGNAVLPGLIDPHTHLIFAGTRADEFELRLRGATYLEIMAAGGGIMSTVRATRSCSVDDLVAAARPRLARMLANGTTTAEAKSSYGLSTEHELASLRAIQRLNQSGPLELVPTFMGAHAIPEEYCGRGDEYVDLIVEEMLPAVASQGLGLAQFCDVFCDEGAFTLAQTERVLNAARRFGLGLKVHIDEFAHLGAAQLAAEVRAVSVEHLLLTTPPEMRALASAGVVGVLLPGTPFGLGLGHYADARAMIEAGMAVALATDLNPGTCYCESMPLMMALACRYMRLTPAEALVASTVNAACAIQRGADLGRLSPGYQADVLILDEPDYRSLAYRFGASPVQTVIKRGRLVYARS, encoded by the coding sequence TTGGGGCTGGGGCCCGGCGCTACGCCGGTTGACGAAAACCGCCAACCCGGTTACACTGGCGGCAATCAACGCGCGATGGGGAGCGGTGTGGTTCGGCAAGTCGACTGCATCATAGAGAACTCGAGCACCCTGCTGACGCTGGGCGGCCGCGGTCCGGCCACCGGGGCGGCCCTGGGTGAGCTGGGTGGCATCGCTCACGGTGCGGTAGCCATATGTGACGGCAAGATCGCTGCCGTGGGCAGCACCTCCGAGATCCGCCGCGCCTGTACCTCCACAGAAGTGATTGACGCCCGTGGTAACGCTGTCCTGCCTGGCCTGATCGACCCCCACACCCACTTGATCTTTGCCGGCACTCGCGCCGACGAGTTTGAGCTGCGTCTGCGCGGCGCCACCTACCTGGAGATCATGGCCGCCGGTGGCGGTATCATGAGCACCGTGCGGGCTACCCGCTCTTGCTCTGTCGATGACCTGGTGGCAGCAGCCAGGCCGCGCCTGGCCCGCATGCTGGCCAACGGAACGACCACCGCCGAGGCCAAATCCAGTTACGGTCTGTCCACAGAGCACGAGCTTGCTTCGCTGCGGGCCATTCAGCGGCTGAATCAGTCCGGACCGCTGGAGCTCGTACCGACCTTTATGGGTGCTCACGCCATTCCCGAGGAGTACTGCGGGCGTGGCGATGAGTACGTCGACCTGATCGTGGAGGAGATGCTGCCGGCCGTGGCCAGTCAGGGGCTTGGCCTGGCCCAGTTCTGCGATGTGTTCTGCGACGAGGGTGCCTTCACTTTGGCGCAGACCGAGCGCGTGCTGAATGCCGCGCGGCGGTTCGGTCTGGGGCTCAAAGTGCACATCGACGAGTTCGCCCACCTGGGCGCCGCTCAGCTTGCCGCGGAGGTGCGGGCCGTGTCTGTCGAACACCTCCTGCTGACCACCCCTCCGGAGATGCGAGCTCTGGCCAGTGCCGGGGTGGTGGGCGTCTTGCTGCCGGGAACGCCGTTCGGGCTGGGCCTCGGCCATTATGCCGATGCCAGGGCCATGATCGAGGCCGGCATGGCCGTGGCGCTGGCCACGGACCTCAACCCCGGCACCTGCTACTGCGAATCCATGCCTCTGATGATGGCTCTGGCCTGCCGCTATATGCGCCTGACCCCGGCCGAGGCGCTGGTCGCCAGCACAGTCAACGCGGCCTGTGCCATCCAACGGGGTGCGGACCTGGGCCGGTTGTCCCCCGGCTACCAGGCCGATGTCCTGATTCTCGACGAGCCAGACTATCGGTCTCTGGCCTATCGCTTTGGCGCCAGCCCGGTGCAGACCGTGATCAAGAGGGGCCGGCTGGTGTACGCACGATCATAA
- the hepT gene encoding Heptaprenyl diphosphate synthase component 2 produces MNRRSHPIPPLRAVQPELDQVEGLLQAAIADAGEQLRRAVLPHLSGGKRLRAGLILLLGRQLDAPVGPLCRLAAAVEMLHAATLVHDDIIDGADLRRGVPTLHSLLPTSAAILAGDYLFARSVALVAELENPRLLGSLAEGLKRTSAGEIEEALRGGPGGRSKSQYYRSIEAKTAALFAASAAMAAMVAGADDKTVRTCGAFGRELGLAFQVVDDVLDLDGSPDRLGKPAGGDLRQGLATLPVLLFLEQGEDTESIRRILAGDGDQALLEAAIRDIRASGALDQAMAEARRFSAQAKCLLDTLPGGAASADLASLLDYVVERRA; encoded by the coding sequence GTGAACCGACGCTCTCATCCCATCCCTCCGCTTAGGGCAGTCCAGCCAGAGCTCGACCAGGTCGAGGGCTTGTTGCAGGCTGCCATCGCCGACGCCGGCGAGCAGTTGCGCCGGGCCGTGCTGCCTCACTTGTCGGGCGGCAAGAGGCTGCGTGCCGGGTTGATCCTGCTCCTGGGCCGGCAGCTTGATGCACCGGTCGGGCCGCTGTGCCGCCTGGCCGCGGCGGTCGAGATGCTGCACGCGGCGACCCTGGTACACGATGATATCATCGACGGGGCAGACCTGCGTCGGGGCGTCCCGACGTTGCACTCGCTGCTGCCCACGAGCGCCGCGATTCTGGCCGGTGACTATCTGTTCGCGCGCTCCGTGGCGCTCGTGGCAGAGCTGGAGAACCCGCGCCTGTTGGGCAGCCTGGCCGAGGGATTGAAACGAACCAGCGCCGGCGAGATCGAAGAAGCCCTCCGCGGCGGCCCGGGGGGGCGAAGCAAGAGCCAGTACTACCGCAGCATCGAGGCCAAGACAGCCGCCCTCTTTGCCGCCTCGGCCGCGATGGCGGCAATGGTGGCCGGAGCCGATGACAAGACGGTGCGGACCTGCGGTGCGTTTGGGCGAGAACTGGGCCTGGCCTTCCAAGTCGTTGACGACGTGCTGGACCTGGATGGCAGCCCGGACCGGCTTGGCAAGCCGGCTGGCGGCGACCTCCGGCAAGGCCTGGCCACCCTGCCGGTGCTGCTCTTCCTGGAACAGGGAGAAGACACCGAGTCGATACGCCGAATCCTCGCCGGTGATGGTGACCAGGCTCTGCTAGAGGCAGCCATTCGGGACATCCGTGCCTCAGGCGCGCTTGACCAGGCCATGGCCGAGGCCCGGCGCTTTTCCGCTCAGGCCAAATGCCTGCTGGACACGCTGCCGGGCGGAGCGGCCAGCGCCGACCTGGCCTCCTTGCTGGACTATGTGGTGGAACGGCGGGCGTGA
- the albA_3 gene encoding Antilisterial bacteriocin subtilosin biosynthesis protein AlbA — MVRPFWWPPTLILRQAASALYVGTLAHWRQMPAWFVHYGFRCLPGAAGSKGMGCIGFPAHPVWEMTTACNLHCIHCHTSAGKAAADELSTAEARRMIDELATVSDFRMMAFTGGEPLVRGDLFELLAYSRALGFANTMATNATLIDREVARQLRRRGVVIAAVSLDGFDAATHDRIRGSPGAFDAAVAGMRALTRAGILLHVNITAMEYNLEQMDRLVELVEELGTGILLFYQLVPVGRGRKIGQAALDLGANERLIRFMAAAQQHARAIMEPVAGPQYWPFLLQKAGIKAGLGLRLAEQVFHGCSAGRGFLYIKPNGEVWPCPFLEVACGDARQVGFAKALNQSPVFADLQQRESRLKGRCGECPYRRLCGGCRGRAHALTGDYLAEDPSCFIHTSAATEVASEPTLSSHPSA; from the coding sequence GTGGTCAGGCCTTTTTGGTGGCCGCCCACGCTCATCCTGCGGCAGGCAGCCAGCGCGCTCTACGTTGGCACTCTGGCCCACTGGCGGCAGATGCCAGCGTGGTTTGTCCACTATGGCTTTCGCTGCCTGCCCGGTGCGGCCGGCTCAAAGGGCATGGGCTGCATCGGCTTTCCGGCTCACCCGGTGTGGGAAATGACCACCGCCTGCAACCTGCACTGCATTCATTGCCACACTTCGGCGGGCAAGGCGGCGGCGGACGAGCTTTCAACCGCTGAAGCCAGGCGTATGATCGACGAGCTGGCTACGGTCAGCGATTTCCGCATGATGGCCTTTACCGGCGGCGAGCCCCTGGTGAGAGGCGACCTGTTCGAGCTGCTGGCCTACTCCCGTGCCCTGGGGTTTGCCAACACCATGGCGACCAATGCTACCCTCATCGACCGGGAGGTGGCCCGCCAACTCCGGCGACGCGGCGTGGTCATTGCCGCGGTCAGCCTCGATGGGTTCGATGCCGCCACCCACGACCGCATCAGGGGTTCGCCTGGCGCCTTTGATGCCGCCGTGGCCGGCATGCGCGCTCTGACCAGGGCCGGCATCCTGCTTCACGTCAACATCACGGCCATGGAGTACAACCTGGAGCAGATGGACCGATTGGTGGAGCTAGTGGAAGAGCTGGGCACGGGCATCCTGCTGTTCTACCAGTTGGTGCCGGTGGGGCGCGGCCGCAAGATCGGCCAGGCAGCTCTCGACCTCGGGGCCAACGAACGGCTCATCCGCTTTATGGCCGCGGCCCAGCAGCACGCCAGGGCGATTATGGAACCGGTGGCCGGTCCGCAGTACTGGCCCTTCTTGCTGCAGAAGGCGGGCATCAAGGCTGGCCTGGGGCTGCGGCTGGCGGAACAGGTGTTCCACGGTTGTTCAGCCGGACGGGGATTCCTGTACATCAAGCCCAACGGCGAGGTGTGGCCCTGCCCGTTTCTGGAAGTGGCCTGCGGCGATGCGCGACAAGTCGGCTTTGCCAAGGCGCTGAACCAATCGCCCGTGTTTGCCGACCTCCAGCAGCGCGAGTCGCGGCTCAAGGGCCGCTGCGGAGAGTGCCCCTACCGGCGGCTCTGCGGCGGCTGCCGGGGCAGAGCCCACGCTCTGACCGGCGACTATCTGGCCGAGGATCCTTCCTGCTTCATCCATACGTCCGCTGCGACTGAGGTAGCCAGTGAACCGACGCTCTCATCCCATCCCTCCGCTTAG
- the menA gene encoding 1,4-dihydroxy-2-naphthoate octaprenyltransferase, with protein MSKSALGTRLGAWIALARPAFHSVAVLPFVLGTVVAWRTAHAFRWPILAWGVAGVVLILLATYFAGEYWDVEEDTLSGQRGPSRFAGGSQVVQRGLLPRQAPLYGSLLCLGLAVGVGLLLQFGYGTGGWTLPLGLLGALGGFFYSSRPVRWVRLGWGELWIAFCYGWLPVAVGCYLQAASLPPVVHWLALPIGWSILNVILLNEFPDYPADLQAGKANLAVRLGLEKAARLYVLVAVVTWVIFALSLVRGAPRLAAVLALPAMAASVWVTLNVQRGCWRDRSALEQMCAANLAVNLGLTAAYILGYVW; from the coding sequence GTGAGTAAATCCGCACTGGGCACTCGGCTCGGCGCCTGGATCGCGCTGGCGCGGCCTGCGTTTCATTCGGTGGCCGTGCTGCCCTTTGTGCTGGGCACAGTGGTAGCCTGGCGAACCGCGCACGCGTTTCGCTGGCCGATTCTGGCCTGGGGCGTGGCCGGCGTGGTGCTGATCCTGCTGGCCACCTACTTTGCCGGCGAGTACTGGGACGTGGAAGAGGATACCCTCTCCGGGCAGCGCGGGCCAAGCCGATTTGCCGGCGGTTCGCAGGTGGTGCAACGAGGGCTACTGCCGCGGCAGGCGCCCCTCTATGGTTCGCTGCTCTGCCTCGGGCTGGCCGTCGGCGTGGGCCTGCTGCTGCAGTTCGGCTACGGCACCGGCGGCTGGACTCTGCCCCTGGGCTTGCTGGGCGCCTTGGGCGGCTTTTTCTACTCGAGCAGGCCGGTGCGCTGGGTCAGGCTCGGCTGGGGCGAGCTGTGGATCGCCTTCTGTTACGGCTGGCTTCCGGTGGCGGTCGGCTGCTACCTTCAGGCCGCGTCCCTGCCGCCCGTGGTCCACTGGCTGGCCCTGCCCATCGGGTGGAGCATCTTGAACGTGATCCTGCTGAACGAGTTTCCTGATTATCCCGCGGACCTGCAGGCGGGCAAGGCCAATCTCGCCGTGCGGCTGGGACTGGAGAAGGCGGCCCGGTTGTACGTGCTGGTTGCCGTCGTCACGTGGGTCATCTTTGCTCTGTCGCTCGTGCGTGGCGCTCCCCGGTTGGCCGCGGTGCTGGCCCTGCCAGCGATGGCCGCCTCTGTCTGGGTGACGCTAAACGTGCAGCGGGGCTGCTGGCGTGACCGGTCTGCCCTGGAGCAAATGTGCGCCGCGAACCTGGCGGTCAACCTGGGTTTGACCGCGGCCTACATCCTGGGCTACGTGTGGTGA
- the birA gene encoding Bifunctional ligase/repressor BirA, whose product MHHDALSEAQILDGLGTLCLGRRILLYEQVDSTNSLAKALAAEGEPEGTVIIAEEQTAGRGRLGRTWLAPAGTALLLSVILRPCLMPERIQALTMMTALALRDALLLSTALRAEVKWPNDVLLSGRKAAGILTEARTMGTSVEFAVVGIGLNVNQQEGALPIPDATSVALELGHPVPRVPLLQTILRCLDRRYQRLQGGQSPTAEWAAALVTLGQRVQVVCGERTYLGLAESVDDSGALLLRLDDGQLFCAPAGDVHTAPA is encoded by the coding sequence ATGCATCACGACGCTCTATCAGAAGCGCAAATCCTCGACGGCCTGGGCACGTTGTGTCTGGGTCGGCGAATCCTGCTGTACGAGCAGGTCGACTCGACCAACTCGCTGGCAAAGGCCCTGGCTGCGGAGGGCGAACCGGAAGGAACCGTCATCATCGCCGAGGAGCAGACCGCCGGCCGGGGGAGACTCGGCCGTACCTGGCTGGCGCCAGCCGGCACCGCCCTGCTCCTCTCGGTCATCCTCCGGCCGTGCCTGATGCCAGAGCGTATCCAGGCCCTGACCATGATGACCGCACTGGCTCTGCGCGATGCTCTGCTGCTCTCCACCGCCCTGCGGGCCGAGGTCAAATGGCCCAACGATGTGCTGCTCTCCGGCCGCAAGGCGGCCGGCATCCTCACCGAGGCCCGTACTATGGGGACATCCGTCGAGTTCGCCGTCGTGGGCATCGGCCTGAACGTGAACCAACAGGAAGGGGCCCTTCCGATTCCTGACGCCACCAGCGTGGCTCTTGAGCTTGGCCATCCGGTGCCACGCGTGCCTCTCCTCCAGACCATCCTGCGCTGCCTCGACCGGCGCTACCAGCGCCTGCAGGGTGGCCAGTCACCCACGGCCGAATGGGCCGCGGCTCTGGTGACGCTGGGCCAGCGCGTTCAGGTGGTCTGCGGAGAGCGGACCTACCTCGGTCTGGCCGAGTCCGTGGACGACTCGGGCGCACTGCTCCTGCGCCTCGACGACGGCCAGCTCTTCTGCGCCCCGGCCGGCGACGTCCACACAGCCCCGGCGTGA
- a CDS encoding putative acetyltransferase gives MLALASAPVAPQERMRPFDITHDLAPLADLVDVAFSAEPDGMRRNVVSEMRRAANAGPLLWLAAADPIGLSTMGGFVWVAGRRLVGNVTLSRDSSYADLYVISNVAVHPDWRGRGIAAQMLRAALQEAERRSARLVVLEVEQDNAIGHHLYEKLGFATYDSVAELRHASAIQSTCIQDGSWPGPGQILRRQKASDAASLLQLVREVTPPPARLARPPREKDYRLDLGTRFDRFMDDLLYRRQHGDWVVERNGRLIALLQGVGQFGSEAHRLRMEVALSARGTLENELLRHGLTWLTRFPERPIWATVSCTHPEALSALSAAGFETMRVLDQMQLRPGGLADMSGGNL, from the coding sequence ATGTTGGCTCTGGCCAGTGCGCCCGTCGCGCCGCAGGAGCGAATGAGGCCTTTCGACATTACCCACGACCTGGCGCCTCTGGCTGACCTGGTGGACGTGGCCTTTTCGGCCGAGCCGGACGGCATGCGTCGCAACGTGGTGTCCGAGATGCGTCGCGCGGCCAACGCGGGACCGCTGCTCTGGCTCGCCGCGGCGGACCCGATTGGCCTGTCGACTATGGGTGGATTCGTCTGGGTGGCCGGCCGGCGGCTGGTGGGGAACGTCACCCTGAGCCGTGATTCGAGCTATGCGGATCTGTATGTCATCAGCAATGTAGCTGTTCACCCGGACTGGCGCGGCCGCGGCATTGCCGCACAGATGCTGCGTGCTGCACTGCAGGAGGCAGAGCGCCGCTCGGCGCGGCTGGTGGTGCTGGAAGTAGAACAAGACAACGCCATCGGCCACCATCTGTACGAAAAGCTGGGCTTTGCCACCTATGATTCGGTGGCCGAGCTGCGCCACGCTTCGGCCATACAGTCTACTTGCATCCAGGACGGCAGTTGGCCGGGACCAGGACAGATACTGCGACGGCAAAAGGCCAGCGACGCCGCCTCCCTGCTCCAGCTTGTGCGCGAGGTCACGCCGCCTCCCGCCAGGCTGGCACGGCCGCCCCGCGAGAAGGACTATCGGCTTGATCTCGGCACGAGGTTCGACCGGTTCATGGACGACCTGCTCTACCGCAGACAGCACGGCGACTGGGTGGTCGAGCGCAATGGCCGGCTCATCGCCCTGCTGCAGGGCGTCGGCCAGTTCGGCAGCGAAGCACATCGCTTGAGGATGGAAGTGGCGCTTTCCGCCCGGGGCACGTTGGAAAACGAGCTGCTTCGCCATGGTCTCACCTGGTTGACCCGCTTTCCCGAGCGCCCGATCTGGGCCACCGTGTCCTGCACACATCCAGAGGCGCTCTCCGCCCTGAGCGCGGCGGGGTTTGAGACCATGCGCGTGCTGGACCAGATGCAGCTCCGGCCCGGAGGCCTGGCCGATATGTCAGGAGGCAACTTGTGA
- the spo0C gene encoding Chromosome-partitioning protein Spo0J, with protein MSSIGTPPRAIGGGRHGLGKGLGALIPGADRTAGILQVPVTDITTNPRQPRHEVPAESVQELAESIREHGLLQPLIVTRREPSSEAGGPRYQLIAGERRWRAAALAGLEVVPVLVKEATPQQTLELALVENIQRADLNPLEEAGAYHQLMDEFGLTQEQVAQRVGKSRVAVANALRLLRLADEIKEALLARRITEGHARALLALTNAHLQLRVLRTIEKDGLTVRQAEELVRRLTAEEEQKPRQAVAQSPETRALEDRFRSALGTKVNLFRSKRGGKLVIHFFSEEELQSIFDRIVGENL; from the coding sequence ATGAGCTCCATCGGTACTCCACCCCGCGCAATTGGCGGGGGTCGACATGGCTTGGGCAAAGGTCTGGGAGCACTGATCCCGGGTGCAGACCGCACCGCCGGCATCCTGCAGGTGCCCGTCACCGACATCACCACGAACCCACGACAGCCGCGCCACGAGGTCCCCGCCGAGAGTGTCCAGGAGCTGGCCGAGTCGATTCGTGAGCACGGCCTGCTCCAGCCCCTGATCGTGACCCGCCGCGAGCCCTCCAGTGAGGCTGGCGGCCCGCGCTATCAACTGATCGCCGGCGAACGGCGCTGGCGCGCCGCCGCCCTGGCCGGGCTCGAGGTGGTGCCGGTCCTGGTCAAGGAGGCCACCCCACAGCAGACGCTGGAGCTGGCGCTGGTAGAGAACATCCAGCGGGCCGACCTGAACCCGCTCGAAGAAGCCGGTGCCTACCACCAGTTGATGGACGAATTCGGGCTGACTCAGGAGCAGGTAGCGCAGCGAGTGGGAAAAAGCCGGGTGGCGGTGGCCAACGCCCTGCGCCTGCTGCGCCTGGCCGATGAGATCAAGGAAGCGCTGCTGGCTCGCCGCATCACCGAGGGTCACGCCAGAGCGTTGCTAGCTCTGACCAACGCCCACCTGCAACTGCGTGTGCTGCGGACTATCGAGAAGGACGGGCTAACGGTCAGGCAGGCCGAGGAGTTGGTGCGCCGGCTGACCGCCGAGGAAGAGCAGAAGCCGCGCCAGGCCGTTGCGCAGTCGCCAGAAACGCGGGCGCTCGAGGACCGTTTTCGCTCGGCCCTGGGCACCAAGGTCAATCTCTTTCGCAGCAAGCGCGGCGGCAAACTGGTGATCCACTTTTTCTCCGAAGAGGAACTGCAGTCGATCTTTGACCGTATCGTGGGCGAAAACCTCTAG